In Eschrichtius robustus isolate mEscRob2 chromosome 2, mEscRob2.pri, whole genome shotgun sequence, a single window of DNA contains:
- the EVI5L gene encoding EVI5-like protein isoform X1 — MASPTLSPDSSSQEALSGPTCSPTSDSENLSPDELELLAKLEEQNRLLEADSKSMRSMNGSRRNSGSSLVSSSSASSNLSHLEEDTWILWGRIANEWEEWRRRKEKLLKELIRKGIPHHFRAIVWQLLCSATDMPVKNQYSELLKMSSPCEKLIRRDIARTYPEHEFFKGQDSLGQEVLFNVMKAYSLVDREVGYCQGSAFIVGLLLMQMPEEEAFCVFVRLMQEYRLRELFKPSMAELGLCIYQFEYMLQEQLPDLNTHFRSQSFHTSMYASSWFLTLFLTTFPLPVATRVFDIFMYEGLEIVFRVGLALLQVNQMELMQLDMEGMSQYFQRVIPHQFDSCPDKLILKAYQVKYNPKKMKRLEKEYAAMKSKEMEEQIEIKRLRTENRLLKQRIETLEKESAALADRLIQGQVTRAQEAEENYVIKRELAVVRQQCSSAAEDLQKAQSTIRQLQEQQDNPRLTEDFVAHLETELEQSRLRETETLGALREMQDKVLDMEKRNSSLPDENNVARLQEELKALKVREGEAVASARELKLQLQELSDTWQAHLSRGGRWKESPRKLVVGELQDELMSVRLREAQALAEGRELRQRVVELETQDHIHRNLLNRVEAERAALQEKLQYLAAQNKGLQTQLSESRRKQAEAECKSKEEVMAVRLREADSMAAVAEMRQRIAELEIQREEGRIQGQLNHSDSSQYIRELKDQIEELKAEVRLLKGPPPFEDPLAFDGLGLARHLDEDSLPSSDEELLGVGVGAALQDALYPLSPRDARFFRRLERPAKDSEGSSDSDADELAAPYSQGLDN, encoded by the exons ATGGCGAGCCCCACTCTGAGCCCCGACTCCTCGTCCCAGGAGGCCCTGTCGGGCCCCACCTGCTCCCCCACCTCTGACTCCGAGAACCTCAGCCCCGATGAGCTAGAGCTGCTGGCCAAACTCGAAGAGCAGAACCG GCTCCTGGAAGCCGACTCCAAGTCCATGCGCTCCATGAACGGCTCCCGGCGGAACAGCGGCTCCTCGCTGGTGTCCAGCTCCTCAGCCTCCTCCAACCTGAGCCACCTGGAGGAGGACACATGGATCCTGTGGGGCCGGATCGCCAACGAGTGGGAGGAGTGGCGGCGCAGGAAGGAGAAGCTGCTCAAG GAGCTGATCCGCAAGGGCATCCCGCACCATTTCCGGGCCATCGTGTGGCAGCTCCTGTGCAGCGCCACGGACATGCCAGTCAAGAACCAGTACTCGGAGCTGCTCAAGATGTCCTCACCTTGCGAGAAGCTGATCCGCAGGGACATCGCCCGCACCTACCCGGAGCACGAGTTCTTCAAGGGCCAGGACAGCCTGGGCCAGGAGGTGCTCTTCAACGTCATGAAG GCCTACTCCCTGGTGGACCGGGAGGTGGGCTACTGCCAGGGCAGCGCCTTCATCGTGGGCCTGCTCCTCATGCAG ATGCCTGAGGAGGAGGCCTTCTGTGTGTTCGTGCGGCTGATGCAGGAGTACCGCCTGCGGGAGCTCTTCAAGCCCAgcatggcagagctggggctctgCATCTACCAGTTCGAGTACATGCTACAG gagcaGCTCCCGGACCTGAACACCCACTTCCGCTCCCAGAGCTTCCACACGTCCATGTATGCCTCCTCCTGGTTCCTCACGCTCTTCCTGACCACCTTCCCACTGCCCGTCGCCACGCGTGTCTTTGACATCTTCATGTACGAG GGCCTGGAGATCGTGTTCCGGGTGGGCCTTGCCCTGCTGCAGGTGAACCAGATGGAGCTGATGCAGCTGGACATGGAGGGGATGTCCCAG TACTTCCAGAGGGTAATCCCCCATCAGTTCGACAGCTGCCCGGACAAGCTGATCCTCAAGGCTTACCAGGTCAAGTACAACCCCAAGAAGATGAAGAG GCTGGAGAAGGAGTACGCAGCCATGAAGAGCAAGGAGATGGAAGAGCAGATCGAGATCAAA AGGCTTCGGACAGAGAACCGGCTCCTGAAGCAGCGGATTGAGACCCTGGAGAAG GAGAGCGCTGCTCTGGCTGATAGGCTAATCCAG GGGCAGGTGACACGAGCGCAGGAGGCTGAGGAGAACTACGTCATCAAGCGGGAGCTGGCAGTGGTGCGGCAGCAGTGCAGCTCAGCGGCCGAGGACCTGCAGAAGGCACAGAGCACCATCCGGCAGCTGCAGGAGCAGCAG GATAACCCGCGCCTCACCGAGGACTTTGTGGCCCACCTGGAGACGGAGCTGGAGCAGTCACGGCTGCGGGAGACCGAGACTCTGGGGGCCCTGCGGGAGATGCAGGACAAGGTTCTAGACATGGAGAAG AGGAACAGCTCGCTGCCCGACGAGAACAACGTGGCGCGGCTGCAGGAGGAGCTGAAGGCGCTCAAGGTGCGGGAGGGCGAGGCCGTGGCCTCGGCGCGGGAACTGAAACTGCAGCTGCAGGAGCTCTCGGACACCTGGCAG GCCCATCTGTCCCGCGGCGGCCGCTGGAAGGAGTCCCCGCGGAAGCTGGTCGTGGGCGAGCTGCAGGACGAGCTGATGAGCGTGCGGCTGCGCGAGGCCCAGGCTCTGGCCGAGGGCCGCGAGCTGCGGCAGCGCGTGGTGGAGCTCGAGACGCAG GACCACATCCACCGCAACCTGCTGAACCGCGTGGAGGCGGAGCGAGCGGCGCTGCAGGAGAAGCTGCAGTACCTGGCGGCGCAGAACAAGGGGCTGCAGACGCAGCTCAGCGAGAGCCGCCGCAAGCAGGCAGAGGCCGAGTGCAAG agcaAGGAGGAGGTGATGGCCGTGCGCCTGAGGGAGGCGGACAGCATGGCGGCGGTGGCCGAGATGCGGCAGCGCATCGCCGAGCTGGAAATCCAG AGGGAGGAGGGCCGCATCCAGGGCCAGCTGAACCACTCGGACTCGTCGCAGTACATCCGCGAGCTCAAGGACCAGATCGAGGAGCTGAAAGCCGAG GTGCGGCTTCTGAAGGGCCCGCCGCCCTTCGAGGACCCGCTGGCCTTCGATGGGCTCGGCCTGGCGCGGCACCTGGATGAGGACTCGCTGCCGTCGTCGGACGAGGAGCTGCTCGGCGTGGGCGTGGGCGCGGCGCTGCAGGACGCGCTCTACCCGCTGTCCCCGCGCGACGCGCGCTTCTTCCGCCGTCTGGAGCGGCCGGCCAAGGACAGTGAGGGCAGCTCAGACAGCGATGCCGACGAGCTGGCCGCACCCTACAGCCAGGGCCTGGACAACTGA
- the EVI5L gene encoding EVI5-like protein isoform X2, producing MASPTLSPDSSSQEALSGPTCSPTSDSENLSPDELELLAKLEEQNRLLEADSKSMRSMNGSRRNSGSSLVSSSSASSNLSHLEEDTWILWGRIANEWEEWRRRKEKLLKELIRKGIPHHFRAIVWQLLCSATDMPVKNQYSELLKMSSPCEKLIRRDIARTYPEHEFFKGQDSLGQEVLFNVMKAYSLVDREVGYCQGSAFIVGLLLMQMPEEEAFCVFVRLMQEYRLRELFKPSMAELGLCIYQFEYMLQEQLPDLNTHFRSQSFHTSMYASSWFLTLFLTTFPLPVATRVFDIFMYEGLEIVFRVGLALLQVNQMELMQLDMEGMSQYFQRVIPHQFDSCPDKLILKAYQVKYNPKKMKRLEKEYAAMKSKEMEEQIEIKRLRTENRLLKQRIETLEKGQVTRAQEAEENYVIKRELAVVRQQCSSAAEDLQKAQSTIRQLQEQQDNPRLTEDFVAHLETELEQSRLRETETLGALREMQDKVLDMEKRNSSLPDENNVARLQEELKALKVREGEAVASARELKLQLQELSDTWQAHLSRGGRWKESPRKLVVGELQDELMSVRLREAQALAEGRELRQRVVELETQDHIHRNLLNRVEAERAALQEKLQYLAAQNKGLQTQLSESRRKQAEAECKSKEEVMAVRLREADSMAAVAEMRQRIAELEIQREEGRIQGQLNHSDSSQYIRELKDQIEELKAEVRLLKGPPPFEDPLAFDGLGLARHLDEDSLPSSDEELLGVGVGAALQDALYPLSPRDARFFRRLERPAKDSEGSSDSDADELAAPYSQGLDN from the exons ATGGCGAGCCCCACTCTGAGCCCCGACTCCTCGTCCCAGGAGGCCCTGTCGGGCCCCACCTGCTCCCCCACCTCTGACTCCGAGAACCTCAGCCCCGATGAGCTAGAGCTGCTGGCCAAACTCGAAGAGCAGAACCG GCTCCTGGAAGCCGACTCCAAGTCCATGCGCTCCATGAACGGCTCCCGGCGGAACAGCGGCTCCTCGCTGGTGTCCAGCTCCTCAGCCTCCTCCAACCTGAGCCACCTGGAGGAGGACACATGGATCCTGTGGGGCCGGATCGCCAACGAGTGGGAGGAGTGGCGGCGCAGGAAGGAGAAGCTGCTCAAG GAGCTGATCCGCAAGGGCATCCCGCACCATTTCCGGGCCATCGTGTGGCAGCTCCTGTGCAGCGCCACGGACATGCCAGTCAAGAACCAGTACTCGGAGCTGCTCAAGATGTCCTCACCTTGCGAGAAGCTGATCCGCAGGGACATCGCCCGCACCTACCCGGAGCACGAGTTCTTCAAGGGCCAGGACAGCCTGGGCCAGGAGGTGCTCTTCAACGTCATGAAG GCCTACTCCCTGGTGGACCGGGAGGTGGGCTACTGCCAGGGCAGCGCCTTCATCGTGGGCCTGCTCCTCATGCAG ATGCCTGAGGAGGAGGCCTTCTGTGTGTTCGTGCGGCTGATGCAGGAGTACCGCCTGCGGGAGCTCTTCAAGCCCAgcatggcagagctggggctctgCATCTACCAGTTCGAGTACATGCTACAG gagcaGCTCCCGGACCTGAACACCCACTTCCGCTCCCAGAGCTTCCACACGTCCATGTATGCCTCCTCCTGGTTCCTCACGCTCTTCCTGACCACCTTCCCACTGCCCGTCGCCACGCGTGTCTTTGACATCTTCATGTACGAG GGCCTGGAGATCGTGTTCCGGGTGGGCCTTGCCCTGCTGCAGGTGAACCAGATGGAGCTGATGCAGCTGGACATGGAGGGGATGTCCCAG TACTTCCAGAGGGTAATCCCCCATCAGTTCGACAGCTGCCCGGACAAGCTGATCCTCAAGGCTTACCAGGTCAAGTACAACCCCAAGAAGATGAAGAG GCTGGAGAAGGAGTACGCAGCCATGAAGAGCAAGGAGATGGAAGAGCAGATCGAGATCAAA AGGCTTCGGACAGAGAACCGGCTCCTGAAGCAGCGGATTGAGACCCTGGAGAAG GGGCAGGTGACACGAGCGCAGGAGGCTGAGGAGAACTACGTCATCAAGCGGGAGCTGGCAGTGGTGCGGCAGCAGTGCAGCTCAGCGGCCGAGGACCTGCAGAAGGCACAGAGCACCATCCGGCAGCTGCAGGAGCAGCAG GATAACCCGCGCCTCACCGAGGACTTTGTGGCCCACCTGGAGACGGAGCTGGAGCAGTCACGGCTGCGGGAGACCGAGACTCTGGGGGCCCTGCGGGAGATGCAGGACAAGGTTCTAGACATGGAGAAG AGGAACAGCTCGCTGCCCGACGAGAACAACGTGGCGCGGCTGCAGGAGGAGCTGAAGGCGCTCAAGGTGCGGGAGGGCGAGGCCGTGGCCTCGGCGCGGGAACTGAAACTGCAGCTGCAGGAGCTCTCGGACACCTGGCAG GCCCATCTGTCCCGCGGCGGCCGCTGGAAGGAGTCCCCGCGGAAGCTGGTCGTGGGCGAGCTGCAGGACGAGCTGATGAGCGTGCGGCTGCGCGAGGCCCAGGCTCTGGCCGAGGGCCGCGAGCTGCGGCAGCGCGTGGTGGAGCTCGAGACGCAG GACCACATCCACCGCAACCTGCTGAACCGCGTGGAGGCGGAGCGAGCGGCGCTGCAGGAGAAGCTGCAGTACCTGGCGGCGCAGAACAAGGGGCTGCAGACGCAGCTCAGCGAGAGCCGCCGCAAGCAGGCAGAGGCCGAGTGCAAG agcaAGGAGGAGGTGATGGCCGTGCGCCTGAGGGAGGCGGACAGCATGGCGGCGGTGGCCGAGATGCGGCAGCGCATCGCCGAGCTGGAAATCCAG AGGGAGGAGGGCCGCATCCAGGGCCAGCTGAACCACTCGGACTCGTCGCAGTACATCCGCGAGCTCAAGGACCAGATCGAGGAGCTGAAAGCCGAG GTGCGGCTTCTGAAGGGCCCGCCGCCCTTCGAGGACCCGCTGGCCTTCGATGGGCTCGGCCTGGCGCGGCACCTGGATGAGGACTCGCTGCCGTCGTCGGACGAGGAGCTGCTCGGCGTGGGCGTGGGCGCGGCGCTGCAGGACGCGCTCTACCCGCTGTCCCCGCGCGACGCGCGCTTCTTCCGCCGTCTGGAGCGGCCGGCCAAGGACAGTGAGGGCAGCTCAGACAGCGATGCCGACGAGCTGGCCGCACCCTACAGCCAGGGCCTGGACAACTGA